Part of the Deltaproteobacteria bacterium genome, AGCCGCGAATGACCTGGATGCGAACAACGAGTACATTTACAATCCGCGCATGCCCCTGCTGAACCCCCGCCTCCTCGTCATGTTCCCGCTGGGTTTTTCCTCTGGGCTTCCCCTTGCCCTCACAAGCGGGACCCTTCAGGCATGGCTCGCTGTCTCAGGCGCAGACATGACCACCATCGGGCTCTTCTCCCTCGTGGGGCTGCCCTACACGGTGAAGTTCCTTTGGTCCCCCCTCCTCGACCGGTTTGCCCCCCGAGGTCTCGGAAGAAGAAGGGGCTGGATCCTCGCCTTCCAGGTCCTCCTCCTCATCGGGATCTGCGCCATGGCAGCCGTAGGCACGGGCCTTCCCCTTCTTGCCGCCGGTCTCGCCCTTCTCGTGGCCTTTTCCTCGGCCTCCCAGGACGTTGCCATCGACGCCTACCGGACGGATGTCCTGAGGGCTCCGGAACGTGGGCTCGGGGCCGCGGTCTCGGTCACGGGCTATCGGACCGCCATGCTCGTCTCCGGGGCCCTTGCCCTCGTGCTCGCTGACCGAATAGGATTCGAGTCCACATACTTCCTCATGGCCGGGGCGCAGGCCCTCGCCATCCCGGCTGTCGTCTTCGGCCCGGAACCGGAGAGACCGGCCTCCCCTCCCCGGGACCTCGCCGAGGCGGTAATCGGACCTCTCCGGGATCTCATCACGCGCAAGGGCGCCCTCGCCATCCTTGCCCTCGTCGTCCTCTACAAACTCGGAGACGCCTTCGCTGGGACCCTCACCACGGCCTTTCTCATTCGGGGCGCGGGCTTCACCCCGACCGACGTGGGCGCTGTCACCAAGGGCTTCGGGCTCATCGCCACCATCTGGGGGGCCTTCATCGGCGGTGGGATCATGGCCCGTATCGGCCTTTTCCCATCCCTCCTCCTCTTCGGTATCCTCCAGGCGGTCTCGAATCTGGGATTCTTCGCCCTTTCCATCGCCGGACGGAACTATCCCCTCATGATCGCATCAATCGGTTTCGAAAACCTCTCGGGAGGCATGGGGACGGCATCCTTCGTGGCCTTTCTCATGTCCCTATGCGACCACCGATACTCCGCGACCCAGTACGCCTTGCTTTCGGCCCTCGCGGCCGTGGGGAGGGTCTTCGTGGGACCGCCTTCGGGCTATCTCGTGGAGGCCTTGGGGTGGCCTGTCTTCTTCCTCCTCTCCACCCTGGCGGCCTTGCCAGGGCTCGCCCTCCTCGTGCGGATGCGGGATGCGGTCGGCAAGGCCGGCACTCCCGCGTCTTAGCGGCCCTGTGCCTCCTCGATGACCTTGGCCGTGGTCCTCAGCTCGTGTCTGAGCTGGCGAGTCAGGAGCAGATGGGCCGGAGGGGCGAGACCAGTGAAGGAAAAGACCGGCTCCGGCATGGCATAGACCACGATTCCAGGCGTCTCTTCGGCCTCCCAGAGGCGGGCCATGTGGTCGCTATCGGACGAACGGCAGCATCCCTGAAATGTCCTGTTTCCCAAGGTCAAGGGATCTCCAGACGGCCGGAAGGGTATCCGCGATTTCACCGGCCAGATACCCGAACGGCCCCTTTTCGGCGGCAAGGATGTCACCGGCTCGGCCGTGGGCAAAGACCGCAAGGCGCGCCGCATCCCATGGCCCATAGCCTTGGGCGAGGAGGGAGCCGATGAGGCCGGTGAGGACGTCTCCCATGCCTCCAGCGGCCATTCCCGAATTTCCGCTCGAGTTGACGGCGATCCGTCCGTCAGGGGCTGCGGCAATGGTCCGGGCGCCCTTCAGGACCACCACAGCGCCCGATCCTCTTGCGGCCGCGCGCACGGCACCGACCCTGTCCGCCTCCACCTCCGGGGTTGTTACCCCAAGGAGCCGGGCCATCTCCCCAGGATGGGGGGTGAGGACACGGGCATGCCCGGACACAGAGACGAGGGCCAGGTCCTGACCCACGGCGGTCAGGGCGTCCGCATCCACAACCATGGGGAGAGGCGCCTCGGCCATTATACGGCGGACGAGCTCACGGGTCTCCTCGTGAAGACCGATCCCTGGGCCCATGGCCACGGCCCTTTTCCTGTCCATCAGCCGGAGGAGCCGTTCAAGACCGGAGAGGGAGGCCGTCCCCGCCCCGGTCTCCGGGATGCCTTCTGTCATGGCCTCGGTGAGTTTGGCAGCAAGGACCGGCTGGACCCCTTCAGGGCAGGCCACTGTCACGAGCCCGGCCCCGGCACGAAGGGCCCCGAGGGCTGCGAGTGTTGCGGCGCCAGACTTGCCCCGGGAGCCGGCGAAAACAAGGAGATGGCCGAAGGTCCCCTTGTGGCCTGTCTCAGGTCGGGGCCGGAGGAGTCTGGAGACCGTCCCCATCCCGAGAAACTCGGCCCGAATCCCCATTTCCTCGACGAGGCGGCGTGGAATCCCTATATCCACGACCCGGACCTTGCCGGCATGGGCCGCGCCCGGATGGAGGACAAGGCCCAGTTTCATGGCCCCGAAGGTGGCAGTGACCGCAGCAGTGACGGCGCATCCCAGGGCCTCGCCCGTGTCAGAGGAGATGCCAGAGGGCATATCCACCGAGACGACCGGCGCGGACGCATCGTTTGCGAGCCTGATGGCAGTGGCGAACCTCCCTCCGACTTCCCTGGCAAGCCCGGTTCCAAAGAGGGCATCCACTATGACCCCAGCATGTGCAAACCGCGCAAAGTGCTCCCGGACCGCATCCTCTGAGAGGCATTCGGCCATGGGAAGGCCCAGGCGCCGGGCGATTGCGAGGTTGGCAAGGGCGTCCCCCCTGTAGGCCTTTTCCTCCGAGAAAACGAGCAGGAAGACCTTGAAGCCCATGCCAGCGAGATGCCGGGCAGCAACAAAGCCGTCCCCGCCGTTGTTCCCAGGGCCGGCAAGGACCAGAACCCCCTTTTGGACCCTCTCCGGAAAATCGTTCCGGACGATCTCAGCCACGGCCCTGCCCGCGTTTTCCATGAGGACCATGCCGGGGATCCCCACTTCTTCAATGGTCCGTCTGTCGAGTTCCCGCATCTCTGAAGCAGTGACGAGTTTCATAGCAAACACCTCCACATATCTTCGTACCATGCGGGTTTCCATGAGCAAAGGGCGCGTGGTAAATTGTGTCCAGCTATGAGCCTAAATCCGTGAGATATGAACTTAACTTGGCAATTTTTCACAATAACAAGATGAGATTTCGTCCCTGCATAGACCTCCACGGCGGCAAGGTGAAGCAGATCGTGGGCTCCACCCTGGACGACCACGCCCCGGCAAATCTCAAGGAAAACTTCGTCTCCGAACTCCCGCCTGCCCATTACGCAAGGCTCTTTCGCCGGGACGGCCTTGCCGGAGGCCATGTCATAATGCTAGGGCCGGGAAACGAGGAGGCGGCCGTGGAGGCCCTCGCCGCCTGGCCCGGTGGGTTCCACGTGGGTGGCGGGATCACCCTTGAGAACGCCAGATCCTGGCTCGACAAGGGGGCCAGCAAGGTCATCGTCACGTCGTACGTCTTTTCGGGCGGACACCTTCAGGAAGAAAGGCTTGCCGCCATCTCCCGGCATGTAGGCAAAGATCGCCTTGTCCTGGATCTGAGCTGCAGGCGCGGTCCCTTAGGATATCATATCGTTACGGACCGGTGGCAGAAATTCACGGACGTGGTGATCTCGCCAGCGACCCTCGATCATCTTGCCAGATACTGCGACGAGTTTCTCGTCCATGGGGCGGACGTGGAAGGAAAATGCCTGGGTGTGGAGAAACCCCTCGTCGTCCTGCTCGGGGAGGCTGCGCCCATCCCCACCACCTATGCCGGCGGGATCGCTTCCATGGAGGACGTGAAACTTGTGCGGGAACTCGGCCGCGACCGCCTCGACATCACGGTGGGAAGCGCCCTCGACATCTTCGGAGGCACGGGTATCCGATACGACGAGCTTGTGGCCTTCCTGAAGCCCCGGTGAAGGATGTTTCTTTTCTGTGTCCTCTGTAATGAGAGGTTTTTTTTATGGTGTATGGAAGAGGTCCCAGAAGATGGCCGCCAGTGAAAACACGGTGATGACGAGGTAATTCCAGAGTTCCTTTGAGGCGGAAAGGCTCGCGACGAGGTACCTGAGGGCCTGGCGGTCCGCAGCCCCGAGGCCCCGCTCGCTCTCGAGCTTCTCAAGGAGACGGAACTCATTGATGAGCCGTCGCCTCCTCTGGATGATGAAGGTCCGGAAAAGGAAGAAGACCATGTTCCCAACGACCCCGATATACCAGAAAAGGCGTATGAGCTCGGGCCTGTAGACCTTGGCGACCAGGATGAGACGGAGTGAGATGGCGCCCGTGAGCCCGACGGCGAATGCGGCCCAGGGCACCCATGCCGGAAGGCGGGTGGGCACCCGAGAGGACCGTAGGGTTTCGCAGGGAGATGACGGTTCGCGCAGGGACATGACAGGAAGAGATTCTATCGAAGCAGGTGACGGAACACAACGCATAGAGAGGCCCCTGCGATGCCCGGAATGGCCGGCGGCATCGCCCATTCAGCCCGCACGCCCGGAGGTCCGGATAGTTCGTGAATTCCGCTAAACACATCCCCAGTGATCTGGTCCAGGCCCTCTCCCGCGTTACCGACCCCATCGCGGTCCACGACGACCGGACGTGCCTTTTCGCAAACCCCGCGCTCCTCGAGCTTCTTGGATGCGTCCGGGAGCAGGATCTCGTGGGCCTTCCCATGGGCGAGGTCCTATCCCCGTGGCCGGCCGGCCCGCCGAGGCTCGGGAGGCGGCAGGCCATGGGGAGACGAAAGACAGGTCCCCCCCTTGACCTGGACGTCATGACCCTTCCCTGCCTCGCTGACGGCGAGATCCTTTACCAAAGCGTGTTGAGAAACATCACCGAACTCAGATCCTGGGAGGACAAGCTGCTCCAGGCGGAACGCCTCGCGGCCATGGGCAAGGTGGCGGGTGAGATCGCCCACGAGATCAACAACCCCTTGGGCGGGATCCTCCTCTATGCAAACCTCATCCGCGAA contains:
- a CDS encoding MFS transporter yields the protein MPLLNPRLLVMFPLGFSSGLPLALTSGTLQAWLAVSGADMTTIGLFSLVGLPYTVKFLWSPLLDRFAPRGLGRRRGWILAFQVLLLIGICAMAAVGTGLPLLAAGLALLVAFSSASQDVAIDAYRTDVLRAPERGLGAAVSVTGYRTAMLVSGALALVLADRIGFESTYFLMAGAQALAIPAVVFGPEPERPASPPRDLAEAVIGPLRDLITRKGALAILALVVLYKLGDAFAGTLTTAFLIRGAGFTPTDVGAVTKGFGLIATIWGAFIGGGIMARIGLFPSLLLFGILQAVSNLGFFALSIAGRNYPLMIASIGFENLSGGMGTASFVAFLMSLCDHRYSATQYALLSALAAVGRVFVGPPSGYLVEALGWPVFFLLSTLAALPGLALLVRMRDAVGKAGTPAS
- a CDS encoding NAD(P)H-hydrate dehydratase; the protein is MKLVTASEMRELDRRTIEEVGIPGMVLMENAGRAVAEIVRNDFPERVQKGVLVLAGPGNNGGDGFVAARHLAGMGFKVFLLVFSEEKAYRGDALANLAIARRLGLPMAECLSEDAVREHFARFAHAGVIVDALFGTGLAREVGGRFATAIRLANDASAPVVSVDMPSGISSDTGEALGCAVTAAVTATFGAMKLGLVLHPGAAHAGKVRVVDIGIPRRLVEEMGIRAEFLGMGTVSRLLRPRPETGHKGTFGHLLVFAGSRGKSGAATLAALGALRAGAGLVTVACPEGVQPVLAAKLTEAMTEGIPETGAGTASLSGLERLLRLMDRKRAVAMGPGIGLHEETRELVRRIMAEAPLPMVVDADALTAVGQDLALVSVSGHARVLTPHPGEMARLLGVTTPEVEADRVGAVRAAARGSGAVVVLKGARTIAAAPDGRIAVNSSGNSGMAAGGMGDVLTGLIGSLLAQGYGPWDAARLAVFAHGRAGDILAAEKGPFGYLAGEIADTLPAVWRSLDLGKQDISGMLPFVR
- the hisA gene encoding phosphoribosylformimino-5-aminoimidazole carboxamide ribotide isomerase, translated to MRFRPCIDLHGGKVKQIVGSTLDDHAPANLKENFVSELPPAHYARLFRRDGLAGGHVIMLGPGNEEAAVEALAAWPGGFHVGGGITLENARSWLDKGASKVIVTSYVFSGGHLQEERLAAISRHVGKDRLVLDLSCRRGPLGYHIVTDRWQKFTDVVISPATLDHLARYCDEFLVHGADVEGKCLGVEKPLVVLLGEAAPIPTTYAGGIASMEDVKLVRELGRDRLDITVGSALDIFGGTGIRYDELVAFLKPR